In one Plasmodium falciparum 3D7 genome assembly, chromosome: 14 genomic region, the following are encoded:
- a CDS encoding vacuolar protein sorting-associated protein 4: MDSEETINLAVKYAKEAVVEDEKKNYKEALNLYIQSLQYFNFFCKYEKNSNIRDLILKKMEVYMTRAENLKEMLNKKDSIENKEKITNTEETKENMKKQIKQFILNKNNNIKWSDVCGLETAKEVLKEAIIFPLKFPKLFNSSTLPYKGILLYGPPGTGKTFLALACSNECNMNFFNVSSSDLVSKYQGESEKYIKCLFETAKEHSPAIIFIDEIDSLCGSRTDGENESTRRIKTEFLINMSGLTNYKNNIIVMGATNTPWSLDSGFRRRFEKRIYIPLPNIYARAKIFEKYINQNENNNISKEDIKQFATLTENYTGADIDILCRDAVYMPVKKCLLSKFFKQVKKNNKICYTPCSPGDSDPTKVEKNVMSLSENELSLPPLTVQDFKTAISNAKPSLSVDDIKKYEEWTHQYGMNGT, translated from the coding sequence ATGGACTCTGAAGAAACAATAAATTTGGCAGTGAAGTATGCCAAAGAAGCCGTTGTGGAAGATGAAAAGAAGAATTATAAGGAAGCactaaatttatatatccaAAGTTTACAgtactttaattttttttgtaaatatgaaaaaaattcaaatataaGAGATTTAATTTTGAAGAAAATGGAAGTATATATGACAAGAGCcgaaaatttaaaagaaatgttaaataaaaaagatagtatagaaaataaagaaaaaataacaaacacagaagaaacaaaagaaaatatgaagaaacaaataaaacaatttatattaaataaaaataataatattaaatggtCAGATGTATGTGGTTTAGAAACCGCTAAAGAAGTATTAAAAGAGGCAATTATTTTCCCATTAAAGTTtccaaaattatttaattcttctaCTTTACCTTATAAAggcattttattatatggtcCACCTGGTACAGGGAAAACATTCCTTGCATTAGCTTGTTCGAATGAATGcaatatgaatttttttaatgtatctTCATCAGATTTAGTTAGTAAATATCAAGGAGAaagtgaaaaatatattaaatgtttaTTCGAAACAGCTAAGGAACATTCTCCTGCAATAATCTTTATTGATGAAATTGATTCCTTATGTGGATCAAGAACTGACGGAGAGAATGAATCTACTAGAAGAATAAAAACggaatttttaattaatatgaGTGGACttacaaattataaaaataatattattgttatggGTGCAACTAATACACCTTGGTCCTTAGATAGTGGATTTAGAAGGAGATttgaaaaaagaatttatataCCTCTACCAAATATTTATGCAAGAGcaaaaatatttgaaaaatatatcaatcaaaatgaaaataataatatatcaaaagaGGATATAAAACAATTCGCTACATTAACTGAAAATTATACAGGTGCTGATATTGATATTCTTTGTAGAGACGCTGTCTATATGCCAGTAAAAAAATGTCTTCTTTCCAAATTTTTTAAACAggttaaaaagaataataaaatatgctATACCCCATGCTCACCTGGAGATTCAGATCCTACTAAAGTAGAAAAAAATGTCATGTCTTTAAGTGAAAACGAATTATCATTACCTCCATTGACTGTACAAGATTTTAAAACGGCTATATCAAATGCTAAACCGTCATTATCAGTAgatgatattaaaaaatatgaagaatgGACTCATCAATATGGAATGAACGGTACATAA